The Labrus mixtus chromosome 18, fLabMix1.1, whole genome shotgun sequence DNA segment aaataaataaaagataacagcaataagaaggtaagagcagtaaaagaaatagtggttaaaggatcaaaaaacccaaaactataatattaattaaaaaaaaaaagtaaatataaatagacATAGGCCTTCTGTAAATCATTAttacaatgaaactgtatgaaAGACCGTCTCTAAAACATATTTGTAGTTTAACACAACAGCTATATTGTGTGTTTCATTAGGCCTAATTTAAAGTTGGGGTTTCCAGGTGCGCCTTCTCTCAGCGTCCTCGCGCTCaagtcagccaatcagatgcGATTAACCGAGCTCCAGGTCACACCAAAGTGCTGCTCGTGGTTTGAAGTGTACACTTCTTGATGAGAAGACTTTGAAACAACATGGGGAAGCAGAATTTCTATGTGCTGTACTCCCTGCGTGACGCTCCCCGACAGTTTATTAGGTAGGCCTTTTTTGAAATACCGGTATGTAGTCGCTTTAACCCTGAAACAGCATCTTAACCATGTCGTCTGGGATATTCAATCTGCAGCAAATCCAACCGAAGGTGCTTCCAAGTCCACGTGCCCCTGCCTCTTCCCAAACAGCTGGTGGTGTTTGGTCTTGGAGAATGGAAATATAATGAGACAACAATCTCTGTAGAGGTTGTGGTCAGTGCTGAAGTACAAAAAATTGGGACCCTGACATCTCAAGCGAGGTACGTTGACCACTTTCTGCAAAAACACTCGACACTGAATGGGTAAAATTGACCTTTTTGAACTCAGGTGCCTGACCTGGGAGGGGGAGTGGAGCTCTGACATCGTCTTAgtggcagcagagagaggcaggagaggagTTTATGGAAAGATTGTGCTAACAGTGTGTGGAGAGGTAGGATGGTTTTAGTTTTATGTGAAGTGGTAGCCTAACAGCTCCCTGTTAATATCCAGCATAAGGAaaccaaacatattttttctttatattgaaCTCCATAACTTAACAGATTTAGAAGGCACATTCACCCTTGGTTAATATTGTACATTTCCTCTGTACTATTTGATGCAATGTCATTGTCCTTGAAGCAGGCACAGGATAAATCCAGTGTCTTCAGCAGCACTCCTCTGGTTCAAAGGAAATGTCTGTTCCCAGACAAACACAATGCCACTGATCTCTCTTcaactttaaatcaaagcatTGCAAACGAAACGGTGAGATGTGTAAAACAATATTATtggttttgctttttatttgttcctttttgtgtgtgcaaattGTCTATACTGTCCTGCCTTTCAGACAACTGCTGATGTGTCACACTTGGGTGAAAGTGCTTCATATGCAGACATCCAAGTAAACAAAGTTGACACCAGCATTTTCACTAAGGGAAAGAAACCCCACGTTTGGCCTACGGTAAGAGTCATGCCTAAGACTAACTAACTGCACAACTGTTTTCTCTAgtgcacatttattttactaCAAGTTATTACTGCACTTTAATCTGAACAGTAGCTGCATTTAACTTGTTACAATTTAAATGTATATCTTTTTAGCAATGAATGTCTTTCTTAAAAAGAACCAAACAGTTCAAATAGGTTTCATTTTTGAAACATGTCTATGTTGTCCTGCCTTGCAGATTAATGCTGATGTGTCACACTTGGGTGAAAGTGCTTCATATGCAGACATCCAAGTAAGCAAAATTGACACAGGCATtttcagaattaaaaataaacctcCAGTTTGGCCTACGGTAAGAGTCATTCCTAACAATAActgcacatttgttttctatcatTTAATGTCATTCTTATGTAATGTGTATGTTTCCAATGTTAATGTTGTAACACCTTGCAGATTAATGCTGATGTGTCGCACCTGGGTGAAAATGTTTCTTCGGCAGGGATCCAAGTAAACAAAATTGACACCAACATTTTCAGAATTGAAAATAAACCTCCAGTTTGGCCCACAGTAAGCCAAACAATTAACtgtattttaattgtatttaattgaTTATTGCAGTTTATATCACTCATTATTAAATTGATATCTTCATATATATTGATGTATATCTTCATTTAAGAagtcttctgtgtttcttttaaattgaCTCTATGGTTTGAAACctgctttttaaataagctgtctTTCCTTACCTATGAGGAGAAGACACCAAAACGTACAGTTATCAGTAAGAGAGGCCAGCTCACATGGAGTTTAGAGGACAGTGACAGCCTCGCAGAGGACATTGACCAAGCTTCCACCCCCAAGAAAATGAGGATGTCCAGGAAGAACAGTCTAGAGGAAGTGCAGATAAAGAGTGAGAACAGAGAAGGTCAGAAACAAACCTTTACAACCAGTGCATTCTTATGAGTCCACACAATGTATTTTGACAGTGATCATGTTTAGTTTCAGCATGTCCATCGGAGCGCTGGAGCCACACAATGTGTTTGAGTGACCCTGACACCGCCATCCTCATCGGAGGAGAGACAGCAGAACACAACTACTGCAAAGACTCCCTGTGGAAGCTGGAGTTAGGTCAGTATGATATTAGTGTATTTGTGCTTTTACaaagaactttttttcttttctttaaacatttagtttctttctgacccttttttttacagataatgACTTCTGGTTCTCTATGAACTCCTCTTCTTCTGGACCGGTACCCCCATGTGCTCGAGGACACTCTGCCACCTATGACCCAGACTCTAAATCAGTTTTTGTTTACGGAGGCCTGAGGGAAGGTCAGCGCTACAGTGAGCTCTACATCCTGAATACTCAGACCTGGAAGTGGAAGCTTGTcactgtaggttttttttttttttttgcaagctgTCAACATACTGAAGTTTTCCTTATCAAACGCTGCACTAGAGTTTTTGAAATgctctctttctgcttttttttgtggattTACCCCTTTAGGCAAAAGGGAACATTCCTAATTTGGCATATCACTCTGCAGCCTTTTATAAGAAAGAGCTTTTTGTCTTTGGTGGAGTTCAGCAGAGCCATTCCTCAGCAGATAAACCCTGCAGTAATGCTCTGTACATCTTCAACCCAGAGTTTGAACTCTGGTACCAGCCCATTGTGGAGGGGGACAGACCTCTGCCTCGGTTTGGGTAAGCCTTCTTTTCAAAATCCCCTACAGTGAGTTAACTTCCACCCAAATAAGTTTCCCTTCCTTAAAACGTGAATCTCAAGATTATGTTTGTCTTAAACAGACATTCAGCCACTCTGATGTCCCATAAATTGATGATATTTGGTGGTCGTAAGACGGCCACCTACCTGAATGATCTCCACGTGCTAGATCTGGGTAAGAGGAACATCAGATAGCTGCACTCGGCAACACTTTTGACTCcagcttttaaattattatttattttcttaatgagGAAAGGATTCATGGAGTACACAGCTGTGAAGTGCAGAAACATGCCACCGCTGCCTCGAGGGTGAGTACCCATCTACTGATCAGCCTCGAGAAATGTCATCCGTGTAGCCATCTGGTCTTTTGGGTTTTGGCATTTTGGAAGAAATGAACTGCATTTGAATTTCATGGTTTAAACACAACATCTATCTGAACTCTCCATTTATCTTTACATTGAATAATAGAAGTCAGGTGCTTTAGTATTCTGTAGAAACTGGCTTTACAACATCAATGTGAAAAGTGTTCTTGACTGTACATGGACAGGTTTCATGCAGCTATGCCGGTGTCAGACAACAGGATACTTATCAGCGGCGGCTGCAGTGCAATCGGAGCTCTGAAGGATGTTCATATTTTCAACACTGGtgactttttaatttgtttaatgcACTGTATTTTATAAAACTATATCAGCGTGTCCGGTTGACTTCTCACTTTTTaaagaagtaaaacattttaggACCATTACAGACGAGCTAGTTTCCATTGTGTCACAAACtgttctgtgatttttttc contains these protein-coding regions:
- the zgc:163014 gene encoding uncharacterized protein zgc:163014 isoform X1, coding for MGKQNFYVLYSLRDAPRQFISKSNRRCFQVHVPLPLPKQLVVFGLGEWKYNETTISVEVVVSAEVQKIGTLTSQARCLTWEGEWSSDIVLVAAERGRRGVYGKIVLTVCGEQAQDKSSVFSSTPLVQRKCLFPDKHNATDLSSTLNQSIANETTTADVSHLGESASYADIQVNKVDTSIFTKGKKPHVWPTINADVSHLGESASYADIQVSKIDTGIFRIKNKPPVWPTINADVSHLGENVSSAGIQVNKIDTNIFRIENKPPVWPTEKTPKRTVISKRGQLTWSLEDSDSLAEDIDQASTPKKMRMSRKNSLEEVQIKSENREVSACPSERWSHTMCLSDPDTAILIGGETAEHNYCKDSLWKLELDNDFWFSMNSSSSGPVPPCARGHSATYDPDSKSVFVYGGLREGQRYSELYILNTQTWKWKLVTAKGNIPNLAYHSAAFYKKELFVFGGVQQSHSSADKPCSNALYIFNPEFELWYQPIVEGDRPLPRFGHSATLMSHKLMIFGGRKTATYLNDLHVLDLGFMEYTAVKCRNMPPLPRGFHAAMPVSDNRILISGGCSAIGALKDVHIFNTDTNMWSSVASPLLCSKPRAGHSMIPLGCSILTEAEKYEQGKSVLVGCSLLVFGGSDCSGTFYNDTVKCSVELSG
- the zgc:163014 gene encoding uncharacterized protein zgc:163014 isoform X2, which translates into the protein MGKQNFYVLYSLRDAPRQFISKSNRRCFQVHVPLPLPKQLVVFGLGEWKYNETTISVEVVVSAEVQKIGTLTSQARCLTWEGEWSSDIVLVAAERGRRGVYGKIVLTVCGEAQDKSSVFSSTPLVQRKCLFPDKHNATDLSSTLNQSIANETTTADVSHLGESASYADIQVNKVDTSIFTKGKKPHVWPTINADVSHLGESASYADIQVSKIDTGIFRIKNKPPVWPTINADVSHLGENVSSAGIQVNKIDTNIFRIENKPPVWPTEKTPKRTVISKRGQLTWSLEDSDSLAEDIDQASTPKKMRMSRKNSLEEVQIKSENREVSACPSERWSHTMCLSDPDTAILIGGETAEHNYCKDSLWKLELDNDFWFSMNSSSSGPVPPCARGHSATYDPDSKSVFVYGGLREGQRYSELYILNTQTWKWKLVTAKGNIPNLAYHSAAFYKKELFVFGGVQQSHSSADKPCSNALYIFNPEFELWYQPIVEGDRPLPRFGHSATLMSHKLMIFGGRKTATYLNDLHVLDLGFMEYTAVKCRNMPPLPRGFHAAMPVSDNRILISGGCSAIGALKDVHIFNTDTNMWSSVASPLLCSKPRAGHSMIPLGCSILTEAEKYEQGKSVLVGCSLLVFGGSDCSGTFYNDTVKCSVELSG